In Rosa chinensis cultivar Old Blush chromosome 1, RchiOBHm-V2, whole genome shotgun sequence, a genomic segment contains:
- the LOC112168859 gene encoding CAAX prenyl protease 1 homolog — protein sequence MSSTTYHTITPIQHLVHFARNLVSRAFEFQADAFAEKLGYASSLRASLVRLQEENLSAMNTDPWYSAYHYFHPPLVERLAAIGERDKKAD from the exons ATGTCTTCTACAACCTAT CATACCATAACACCTATCCAGCACCTAGTACACTTTGCTCGTAACCTTGTGAGCCGAGCTTTTGAATTTCAG GCTGATGCTTTTGCTGAGAAACTTGGTTATGCCTCTTCACTTCGAGCTAGTCTTGTTAGGCTACAG GAGGAGAATTTGTCAGCTATGAATACTGATCCTTGGTATTCAGCATATCACTACTTTCATCCTCCGCTAGTCGAAAGGTTGGCTGCAATTGGTGAAAGAGACAAGAAAGCAGACTAA
- the LOC112168870 gene encoding L-type lectin-domain containing receptor kinase IX.1, with translation MMSESRSSSTQAICFCNICFLIIFINFFSHFAHPLSFNITQFDQSTKGVGFEGAAQFSSGRIELNPGTCYETGRAIYAEPLHLWDNVTGSLADFTTHFTFMVNLGSAPKDGSATDGIAFFLAPVGYGIPPNSAACHLGLFNSTNEFNALSNQIVAVEFDTCGNGDWDTDEPHVGIDINKISSVTSTNWNTSNIIGKTGNARIIYNATTKNLSVFWTFEENTNLVFPGNTTSSLTYHVDLLEILPERVTIGFSASSGISNPGRFSLNSWAFNSTLVDSDIRGADSKEKKKKIFLILVIAVPGFTLTLGSVICWLMVLRNRRNNHSTEVSDLEWLAFPKRFAYQELFAATNGFSDDRRLGQGGSGQVYKGLLQDHGGCTVAVKRIFARSDQQDERVSINEVKIISRLIHRNLVQFIGWCHEQGECLLVYAYMPNTSLDTHLFGNRTTLQWDNRYKIALGLASALHYLHEDAEHCVLHRDIKPANVLLNDDFSTKLGDFGIAKLVDARLRSQTTKLVGTFGYMAPEYATEGRASKESDMYSFGVVALEIACGRKTYQDGKDHVPLFRWVWQLFLGGNILDAADERLEMNYDRNEMKCLLIVGLWCTHPNYKERPKAGQVMEVLQYKAPLPELQYDMHADP, from the coding sequence ATGATGTCTGAAAGCAGAAGCAGCAGTACGCAAGCAATCTGCTTCTGTAATATTTGCTTCCTAATTATTTTCATCAATTTCTTCTCTCACTTTGCTCATCCACTCTCCTTCAATATAACTCAGTTCGACCAGAGTACAAAAGGAGTTGGCTTTGAAGGTGCTGCCCAGTTTTCATCGGGAAGGATTGAGCTCAACCCAGGCACTTGTTACGAGACTGGACGAGCTATTTATGCAGAGCCTTTGCATCTATGGGACAATGTTACTGGGTCGCTGGCAGACTTCACTACTCATTTCACTTTCATGGTCAACCTTGGTTCTGCTCCCAAAGATGGGAGTGCCACTGATGGAATTGCCTTTTTCCTTGCTCCTGTTGGTTACGGTATTCCACCCAACTCCGCTGCTTGTCATCTGGGATTATTCAACTCCACCAACGAATTTAATGCCTTGTCCAACCAGATTGTAGCCGTAGAGTTCGACACCTGTGGAAACGGTGATTGGGATACTGACGAGCCGCATGTTGGGATAGACATCAATAAAATCTCTTCGGTTACGTCCACCAATTGGAATACCAGTAACATCATCGGGAAGACAGGTAATGCAAGGATAATTTACAACGCTACTACCAAGAACCTTTCTGTGTTTTGGACATTCGAGGAAAACACAAACCTCGTTTTTCCAGGCAATACTACTTCTTCCCTTACTTACCATGTTGACTTGCTAGAGATTCTCCCCGAAAGGGTTACAATCGGTTTTTCTGCTTCATCTGGAATATCAAACCCTGGACGGTTTTCTTTAAATTCATGGGCGTTTAATTCGACTTTGGTGGATAGTGATATTAGAGGAGCCGACagcaaggaaaagaagaaaaagatattcTTGATACTGGTCATTGCAGTTCCTGGTTTCACTTTGACGCTTGGTTCAGTCATATGTTGGTTGATGGTATTAAGGAATCGGAGAAACAATCACTCCACTGAAGTCTCTGATCTTGAGTGGCTAGCCTTTCCAAAACGATTTGCTTACCAAGAATTGTTTGCTGCCACCAACGGGTTTTCAGACGATAGAAGGCTAGGCCAAGGAGGCTCGGGACAAGTATATAAAGGACTCCTACAAGACCATGGAGGCTGCACTGTTGCCGTGAAGAGAATCTTTGCAAGATCTGATCAGCAAGATGAGAGAGTCTCCATCAATGAAGTCAAAATCATCAGCCGCTTAATCCATCGAAACCTGGTGCAGTTCATTGGGTGGTGTCATGAGCAAGGGGAATGCTTACTTGTTTATGCATATATGCCAAACACCAGCCTCGACACGCATCTATTTGGCAACAGAACAACCCTGCAATGGGACAACAGGTACAAGATAGCTTTGGGCTTGGCCTCAGCCCTTCACTATCTACATGAAGATGCAGAGCACTGTGTACTTCATAGGGATATCAAACCAGCTAACGTACTGTTGAATGATGACTTCAGCACTAAGCTTGGTGATTTTGGTATCGCTAAGCTTGTGGATGCCCGCTTGAGGTCTCAAACAACAAAGTTGGTAGGGACTTTTGGATACATGGCCCCGGAATATGCTACTGAAGGGAGGGCTAGTAAGGAATCTGACATGTATAGTTTTGGAGTTGTAGCCTTGGAAATTGCTTGTGGAAGGAAGACTTACCAAGACGGTAAAGATCACGTGCCACTCTTTAGGTGGGTTTGGCAGTTGTTCCTTGGAGGAAATATTCTGGACGCAGCTGATGAAAGATTAGAAATGAATTATGAtcgaaatgaaatgaaatgctTGTTGATTGTTGGACTATGGTGTACTCACCCCAATTACAAGGAAAGACCCAAAGCAGGACAGGTGATGGAGGTTCTTCAGTATAAAGCACCATTGCCGGAACTTCAATATGACATGCATGCTGATCCATAA